In one window of Nocardiopsis aegyptia DNA:
- a CDS encoding ABC transporter ATP-binding protein — MSNAGGTMLESRELTKTYYSTDPPSQVLDGIDLTVGRGEFLVVMGASGSGKSTLLYNVSGMDRPTGGSVSLEGRDLTSLGDREMSRVRLTRMGFIFQQAYFLANLNIRDNILLPALKAAPREKAAASSRVDALLERFGIAHVGSHGITQVSGGQLQRAAICRALACEPAVLFADEPTGALNSSMSAEVMDALTDVHREGTTIVMVTHDPACAARGDRVIYLRDGLLLDSRDLGTWSEEQSSRREDELYAWLRDMGF; from the coding sequence ATGTCGAACGCCGGCGGGACCATGCTGGAGTCCCGGGAACTGACCAAGACCTACTACTCCACCGATCCACCGAGCCAGGTGCTCGACGGCATCGACCTGACGGTCGGGCGGGGCGAGTTCCTCGTCGTGATGGGCGCGTCCGGCTCAGGGAAGTCGACGCTGCTGTACAACGTCAGCGGCATGGACCGCCCGACGGGCGGGAGCGTGTCCCTGGAGGGACGGGACCTGACCTCGTTGGGCGACCGGGAGATGAGCCGTGTCCGGCTGACGAGGATGGGGTTCATCTTCCAGCAGGCCTACTTCCTGGCCAACCTGAACATCCGGGACAACATCCTCCTGCCCGCCCTCAAGGCGGCACCGAGGGAGAAGGCCGCCGCGAGTTCCCGCGTCGACGCGCTCCTGGAGCGCTTCGGCATCGCGCACGTGGGGTCGCACGGCATCACCCAGGTCTCCGGCGGGCAGCTGCAGCGGGCCGCGATCTGCCGGGCCCTGGCGTGCGAACCGGCGGTGCTGTTCGCCGACGAGCCGACCGGCGCGCTGAACAGCAGCATGTCGGCGGAGGTGATGGACGCGCTCACCGACGTGCACCGCGAGGGGACCACGATCGTCATGGTGACGCACGACCCCGCCTGCGCCGCCCGGGGCGACCGCGTGATCTACCTGCGGGACGGGTTGCTCCTCGACTCCCGCGACCTGGGGACGTGGAGCGAGGAGCAGTCGTCGCGACGCGAGGACGAGCTGTACGCGTGGCTGAGGGACATGGGGTTCTGA
- a CDS encoding MFS transporter: MAADTASDALPLRTRYALFSLFSVSADFVYGAVFVTVLLHRGVEPWALGSMLAANIALGMVLEAPSGALGDRYGHRRLLCAGLAAWGAGFAVFGSAEGIPATVLGLALGVCGHSLQSGTLTAIVVNRIGAHDRASRVRRAVRLGQVAARGGSVLGAASVLVGGSWARADTLVLAAGASLVLLAALTPLCFPPDRPRHGHSSVLAILRASVATIAGQRFWPLVSLTVSTGVVMAALIMSWQPLLLDAYGEDVRRNGLVLLVMTLGLMAGAACSRFTDRLRPQVWGPVFAVATGAPLVLLAFGRVPLVPGLVVAEFFLGVTGVVSAAWQQLMYSDANRNTMFSAMAVVSGVTYAATQWSFGWLWELGGIPVAICVLVAASAVAALLTPLSARLLPAAVRAGPSSVEPRSGEHSG, encoded by the coding sequence ATGGCAGCAGACACGGCGTCGGACGCCCTTCCCCTGCGCACCCGGTACGCCCTCTTCTCGCTGTTCTCGGTGTCGGCCGATTTCGTCTACGGGGCGGTCTTCGTCACCGTGCTCCTCCACCGGGGCGTGGAGCCGTGGGCGCTGGGGTCGATGCTGGCCGCCAACATCGCGCTGGGCATGGTGCTGGAGGCGCCGAGCGGAGCACTGGGCGACCGGTACGGGCACCGGCGGCTGCTGTGCGCGGGCCTGGCGGCATGGGGCGCGGGGTTCGCCGTGTTCGGGAGCGCGGAAGGGATCCCGGCGACGGTGCTGGGCCTGGCCCTGGGCGTGTGCGGGCACAGCCTGCAGTCGGGCACGCTCACCGCGATCGTGGTCAACCGGATCGGCGCCCACGACCGCGCCTCCCGGGTCCGGCGCGCGGTACGGCTGGGGCAGGTCGCCGCACGCGGCGGGTCCGTGCTGGGCGCCGCGTCCGTCCTGGTCGGCGGATCGTGGGCGCGGGCCGACACACTGGTGCTCGCCGCCGGGGCGTCCCTGGTGCTGCTCGCGGCGCTGACCCCGCTGTGCTTTCCGCCGGACCGGCCGCGGCACGGGCACTCGTCCGTCCTGGCGATCCTGCGCGCGTCGGTCGCGACGATCGCCGGCCAGCGGTTCTGGCCGCTGGTGTCCCTGACCGTGTCGACGGGCGTGGTGATGGCGGCGCTCATCATGTCGTGGCAGCCGCTGCTGCTGGACGCCTACGGCGAGGACGTGCGCCGCAACGGGCTCGTCCTGCTGGTCATGACGCTCGGGTTGATGGCCGGGGCGGCGTGCTCGCGCTTCACCGACCGGTTGCGGCCCCAGGTGTGGGGGCCGGTGTTCGCCGTGGCCACCGGGGCGCCCCTGGTCCTGCTCGCCTTCGGCCGGGTGCCGCTGGTCCCCGGCCTGGTCGTCGCCGAGTTCTTCCTCGGGGTGACGGGGGTCGTGTCCGCCGCCTGGCAGCAACTGATGTACTCGGACGCCAACCGCAACACGATGTTCTCCGCCATGGCGGTGGTGAGCGGTGTGACGTACGCGGCGACACAGTGGTCCTTCGGCTGGTTGTGGGAGCTGGGCGGGATCCCCGTGGCGATCTGCGTTCTGGTGGCCGCGAGTGCGGTCGCCGCGTTGCTGACACCGTTGTCGGCCCGCCTTCTTCCCGCGGCGGTCCGGGCGGGGCCGTCGTCGGTGGAGCCGCGGTCGGGCGAACACTCCGGTTGA
- a CDS encoding nitronate monooxygenase: MALADLLGERPLVQAPMAGGASTPALATAVAAAGGTGFLAAGYRTAEAVADQVRAVREAGTSAFGVNVFVPSPAVAAPEDLRDLRAALVPESRRHGAALGEPLHDDDAWQAKIDLLCELAVPLVTFTFGCPDAALLDRLRRAGSATMVTVTTVEEARTAVDRGADGLCVQGLEAGGHRASYDPRTGVDRPLLDVLPDVVEAVDVPVVATGGLMTGGDVAAVLKAGAHAAQLGTAFLRCPESGAQPAHKAALADPGFTETAVTWSFTGRPARGLVNRFVREHPGEHYAYPELHHMTRPLRSAAAAAGDPGGMALWAGQGFRAAEERPAGEVVARLRAEAAEHGTRI; this comes from the coding sequence ATGGCTCTGGCGGATCTGCTCGGGGAACGGCCGCTGGTCCAGGCGCCGATGGCCGGCGGCGCGTCCACACCCGCGTTGGCGACCGCGGTCGCGGCGGCCGGGGGCACCGGTTTCCTGGCCGCGGGCTATCGGACGGCCGAGGCGGTCGCCGACCAGGTGCGCGCCGTGCGCGAGGCGGGCACGTCCGCGTTCGGGGTCAACGTGTTCGTACCCTCCCCCGCGGTCGCCGCCCCGGAGGACCTGCGCGACCTGCGCGCCGCGCTCGTCCCCGAGTCCCGCCGGCACGGTGCCGCCCTCGGGGAGCCGCTCCACGACGACGACGCGTGGCAGGCCAAGATCGACCTGCTGTGCGAGCTGGCCGTCCCCCTGGTCACCTTCACGTTCGGCTGCCCCGACGCCGCCCTCCTCGACCGGCTGCGGCGCGCGGGTTCGGCCACGATGGTCACCGTGACCACGGTCGAGGAGGCGCGCACGGCCGTGGACCGGGGCGCGGACGGGCTCTGCGTCCAGGGGCTGGAGGCCGGCGGGCACCGGGCGTCCTACGATCCGCGCACCGGCGTGGACCGGCCACTGCTCGACGTGCTGCCCGACGTGGTCGAGGCGGTCGACGTCCCGGTCGTGGCCACCGGGGGACTGATGACCGGGGGCGACGTCGCGGCCGTGCTGAAGGCGGGGGCCCACGCCGCCCAGCTGGGCACGGCGTTCCTGCGCTGTCCCGAGAGCGGCGCCCAGCCCGCGCACAAGGCGGCCCTGGCCGACCCCGGCTTCACCGAGACCGCGGTGACCTGGTCCTTCACCGGCCGTCCGGCGCGAGGGCTGGTCAACCGGTTCGTCCGCGAGCACCCCGGGGAGCACTACGCCTACCCGGAGCTGCACCACATGACCAGGCCGCTGCGGTCGGCGGCCGCCGCCGCGGGCGATCCCGGCGGCATGGCGCTGTGGGCCGGACAGGGGTTCCGCGCGGCCGAGGAGCGGCCCGCCGGAGAGGTCGTCGCACGGCTGCGCGCGGAGGCGGCCGAACACGGGACCCGGATCTGA
- a CDS encoding ABC transporter permease — protein sequence MKSSLNLRYAANDLRRNKGVNAALVVVLVLSAFMMATGAMVMERLFGSVERLFAEARAPHFIQMHRGDYDPAELDRFAEEHPEVEAWLIEEMVGFDSAAITWHRPETGESGDLSDSLIDNLFVSQNTEFDFLLDETGAIPRPAPGEVYVPVAYQQEYGLRVGDELTVATESGPRDLEVRGAVRDAQMASSLSSSTRFLVAEEDRRDLEEAGGGIPEIIVEYRLTDVDAAADVQRAYESDDALPRDGQAVTYRLMLMIYVLSDGLVAIAMVFASLVLIAIALLNLRFVIRGTLEDEVREIGAMKAIGLPHRTIVGLYLPKYRVMTLLACVIGGALAVVATGLLTRGIQVNYIEAPAGAATVLAPVLALVLVHVIVIGICRGVLRGVRRIQVVSALVHGSVHDERQTARRTRRQARRVRRSSLTAYRGGNLGGRLLLTDLRAEAGQWVLIPLVFLLAAVMMVLPMNMLTTFDSPRFVTYMGVPQVDVRADLRFIDDLDTARDDVLSEMRGDDRLTDVRTFADVTYEVDVTVDGEQVRDLLQVEVGDYSDDTIEFFRGERPGPGQIALSVLAADEYGVAVGDDLTIHRDGEPTTVAVSGVYQSITGGGYGAKLQGEATTGAVGHVVYADAVDGVDADAVAAEYDERFADAAVLPMPEYTRQTLSNLTGSFQSTAVLAGVFGLGVASVITVMFLELRLTRERTRMGLLSAIGFSTREIIAQVRVKTLVAAALGTVLGLVFAATAGESFVSLLLALSGLGIVDLEFITDPLLVYAAYPAVLIGAGYLGAVLRTARLRRADKSAWLTGG from the coding sequence GTGAAAAGCTCGCTGAACCTCCGCTACGCGGCCAACGACCTCAGACGCAACAAGGGCGTCAACGCCGCGCTCGTCGTGGTCCTCGTCCTCAGCGCGTTCATGATGGCCACCGGAGCCATGGTGATGGAGCGCCTGTTCGGATCGGTCGAGCGGCTCTTCGCCGAGGCGCGGGCACCGCACTTCATCCAGATGCACAGGGGCGACTACGACCCGGCCGAGCTGGACCGGTTCGCCGAGGAGCACCCGGAGGTCGAGGCGTGGCTCATCGAGGAGATGGTCGGCTTCGACAGCGCCGCCATCACCTGGCACCGCCCGGAGACGGGCGAGTCGGGCGACCTCTCCGACAGCCTGATCGACAACCTCTTCGTGTCGCAGAACACGGAGTTCGACTTCCTGCTCGACGAGACCGGCGCGATACCGCGACCGGCCCCCGGCGAGGTCTACGTTCCCGTGGCCTACCAGCAGGAGTACGGACTCCGGGTCGGCGACGAACTCACCGTGGCGACCGAGTCGGGGCCCCGCGACCTGGAGGTCCGGGGGGCCGTGCGCGACGCCCAGATGGCGTCCTCGCTGTCCTCCTCCACACGGTTCCTGGTCGCCGAGGAGGACCGGCGCGACCTGGAGGAGGCCGGAGGCGGCATCCCGGAGATCATCGTCGAGTACCGCCTGACCGACGTGGACGCGGCCGCGGACGTCCAGCGGGCGTACGAGTCCGACGACGCGCTGCCCAGGGACGGTCAGGCGGTCACCTACCGGCTGATGCTCATGATCTACGTGCTCAGCGACGGCCTCGTGGCGATCGCCATGGTGTTCGCGAGCCTGGTCCTCATCGCCATCGCGCTGCTCAACCTGCGCTTCGTGATCCGCGGGACGCTGGAGGACGAGGTCCGCGAGATCGGTGCGATGAAGGCCATCGGCCTCCCGCACAGGACGATCGTCGGCCTGTACCTGCCGAAGTACCGGGTGATGACCCTTCTCGCGTGCGTCATCGGCGGGGCCCTGGCCGTCGTCGCCACCGGCCTGCTGACGCGCGGCATCCAGGTGAACTACATCGAGGCACCGGCGGGCGCGGCCACGGTCCTGGCGCCCGTGCTCGCCCTGGTGCTCGTCCACGTGATCGTCATCGGCATCTGCCGCGGAGTCCTGCGCGGGGTCCGACGGATCCAGGTCGTCAGCGCCCTGGTCCACGGCAGCGTCCACGACGAGCGGCAGACCGCCCGGCGCACCAGGCGGCAGGCGAGGCGGGTTCGGCGGAGCAGCCTGACGGCGTACCGGGGCGGGAACCTCGGCGGGCGCCTGCTCCTGACGGACCTGCGCGCCGAGGCCGGACAGTGGGTGCTCATCCCGCTCGTCTTCCTCCTCGCGGCCGTCATGATGGTGCTCCCCATGAACATGCTCACCACGTTCGATAGCCCGCGCTTCGTCACGTACATGGGGGTCCCGCAGGTCGACGTGCGCGCCGACCTGCGGTTCATCGACGATCTCGACACCGCGCGCGACGACGTGCTCTCGGAGATGAGGGGCGACGACCGGCTGACGGACGTGCGCACCTTCGCCGACGTGACGTACGAGGTCGACGTCACGGTCGACGGGGAGCAGGTGCGGGACCTCCTGCAGGTCGAGGTGGGCGACTACTCCGACGACACGATCGAGTTCTTCCGTGGCGAGCGCCCCGGGCCCGGGCAGATCGCCCTCTCCGTCCTGGCCGCGGACGAGTACGGGGTCGCGGTCGGGGACGACCTGACCATCCACCGGGACGGGGAACCCACCACGGTCGCCGTCAGCGGCGTCTACCAGAGCATCACCGGGGGCGGGTACGGCGCCAAACTGCAGGGCGAGGCGACGACCGGCGCGGTCGGCCACGTGGTCTACGCGGACGCGGTCGACGGAGTGGACGCCGACGCCGTCGCGGCCGAGTACGACGAGCGCTTCGCGGACGCCGCCGTGCTCCCCATGCCCGAGTACACCCGGCAGACGCTGTCGAACCTGACCGGCTCCTTCCAGAGCACCGCGGTCCTGGCCGGGGTGTTCGGGCTCGGCGTCGCGTCGGTCATCACGGTCATGTTCCTCGAACTGCGCCTGACCAGGGAGCGGACCAGGATGGGCCTGCTGTCCGCTATCGGCTTCTCCACCAGGGAGATCATCGCGCAGGTACGCGTGAAGACCCTCGTGGCGGCGGCCCTGGGCACCGTGCTCGGCCTGGTGTTCGCCGCGACGGCGGGGGAGTCCTTCGTCAGCCTGCTCCTGGCCCTGTCCGGACTGGGGATCGTGGACCTGGAGTTCATCACCGACCCGCTGCTCGTGTACGCGGCCTACCCGGCCGTCCTGATCGGCGCCGGATACCTCGGCGCGGTCCTGCGCACCGCACGGCTACGCCGCGCCGACAAGAGCGCGTGGCTCACTGGAGGATAG
- a CDS encoding TetR/AcrR family transcriptional regulator: MSDATPSARPPLSRDSVLRAALAIVDREGPEKLTMRRLGAELGVDPMAVYRHVPNKSALFDGITEVVWRSVDVDGIDVAGTWREELVGVMCSLRDALRAHPRAVVILGTRPVAGPELFALLERMLGRLAAAGMPPNAATAELLNILVTYTTGHVLAEAGEPVGGETDQPSDPGLNPSTHPHLAAVLADGWEHDPDRAYERGLRAFVDGWRHAPDPGERPR; the protein is encoded by the coding sequence ATGAGCGACGCGACACCGTCCGCCCGACCGCCGCTGTCCCGCGACTCCGTTCTGCGCGCCGCGCTCGCCATCGTGGACCGCGAGGGCCCGGAGAAACTCACCATGCGGCGCCTGGGCGCCGAACTCGGTGTGGACCCGATGGCCGTGTACCGCCACGTGCCGAACAAGTCCGCCCTGTTCGACGGCATCACCGAGGTGGTCTGGCGGTCCGTCGACGTCGACGGCATCGACGTCGCGGGCACCTGGCGGGAGGAGCTCGTCGGCGTCATGTGCTCCCTGCGCGACGCGCTCCGCGCCCACCCGCGCGCCGTCGTCATCCTGGGCACCCGCCCCGTGGCCGGGCCCGAGCTCTTCGCCCTCCTGGAACGGATGCTCGGCCGCCTGGCCGCTGCCGGGATGCCCCCGAACGCCGCCACCGCCGAGCTGCTGAACATCCTGGTGACCTACACCACCGGGCACGTCCTGGCCGAGGCGGGTGAGCCCGTCGGCGGAGAGACGGACCAGCCCAGCGACCCGGGGCTGAATCCTTCGACCCATCCGCACCTGGCGGCCGTGCTCGCCGACGGCTGGGAACACGACCCCGACCGGGCGTACGAGCGCGGGCTGCGCGCGTTCGTCGACGGCTGGCGGCACGCTCCCGATCCCGGCGAGCGACCGCGGTGA
- a CDS encoding penicillin acylase family protein: MSGLRKHVLFRVLLGALAAIVALALVGALLGVWTVRRSFPETSGELALPGLESAVTVLRDEHGVAHVYADTTHDLFMAQGFTHAQDRFWEMDFRRHVTAGRTAELFGPDQVATDAYLRTMGWRHVAEQEYELLDPDTQDYLDSYAQGVNAWLDGHDGAEASLEYGLLSALNGGHTIEPWTPADSLAWLKAMAWDLGGNLQQETERAQLVAAGLSEEQVDELYPAYPFDEHEPITDTDELNGVAADGGTEDAEDAGAEDARADERRAPRDRRSPGEPDTDGSPVPDTDAAADAHSAPALPEAALPAVTGVVEGAERLPALLGPTGPDLGSNSWVVSGDHTESGLPLLANDPHLGASMPSTWYQIGLHCTELTEACPFDVSGFSFSGLPGVIIGQNESIAWGFTNLNPDVMDLYVERIDGDGYVVDDEVRPLETREETIAVAGGDDVEITVRSTHHGPLLSDAEAGADLAGIAEEPAVAEEDGEDGEGGEYAVALSWTALEPGTTADSIFTLNRARDWSDFRTAASLFGVPAQNLVYADNEGNIGYQAPGLVPVRGEGDGRYPAPGWDPAYDWQEYIPFDELPSVYNPESGVIVTANQSGVDADYPYRLTDDWDYGYRAQRIHDRLDEAIADGPVTSETMSDIQLDSFHASAEVVTPHLLDAEVDGTAGRAQDLLRDWDLRTDPDSAGAAFYQATWRHLLPLLFDELDPVVMNGSSRGMYVVGELLADPDSAWWDGEEADGRDAVLSAAMTAAADELTELLGDDPADWRWGDLHTLTATHESFGTSGIGPVEWLFNRGPVESSGGSSIVNATGWDPHEGYGITAVPSMRMVVDLADRDASTWIHLTGNSGHAFHPNYDDQLPLWSEGGTLPFVVSEEAVRDAATDELTLTP, translated from the coding sequence ATGAGTGGATTGCGGAAACATGTCCTGTTTCGTGTGCTTTTGGGGGCTCTTGCGGCGATCGTGGCCTTAGCTCTGGTCGGCGCGCTCCTCGGTGTCTGGACCGTCCGGCGGTCCTTCCCCGAGACCTCGGGGGAACTCGCCCTCCCCGGCCTGGAGTCGGCGGTCACCGTGCTCCGCGACGAGCACGGCGTCGCGCACGTGTACGCGGACACCACCCATGACCTCTTCATGGCGCAGGGCTTCACCCACGCCCAGGACCGCTTCTGGGAGATGGACTTCCGCCGCCACGTCACGGCCGGCCGCACGGCCGAACTCTTCGGCCCGGACCAGGTCGCCACCGACGCCTACCTGCGCACGATGGGCTGGCGCCACGTCGCCGAGCAGGAGTACGAACTCCTCGACCCGGACACCCAGGACTACCTGGACTCCTACGCCCAGGGCGTCAACGCCTGGCTCGACGGGCACGACGGCGCCGAAGCGAGCCTGGAGTACGGGCTGCTGTCGGCGCTCAACGGCGGTCACACCATCGAGCCCTGGACACCCGCGGACAGCCTCGCCTGGCTCAAGGCCATGGCCTGGGACCTGGGCGGCAACCTCCAGCAGGAGACCGAGCGCGCCCAGCTCGTGGCGGCGGGCCTGAGCGAGGAGCAGGTGGACGAGCTCTACCCCGCCTACCCCTTCGACGAGCACGAGCCGATCACCGACACCGACGAGCTGAACGGGGTCGCGGCCGACGGCGGCACCGAGGACGCCGAGGACGCCGGGGCCGAGGACGCCCGCGCGGACGAGCGGCGTGCCCCGCGCGACCGGCGGAGCCCGGGCGAACCGGACACCGACGGCAGCCCGGTACCGGACACGGACGCCGCCGCGGACGCGCACTCCGCCCCCGCCCTGCCCGAGGCGGCCCTGCCCGCCGTCACCGGCGTGGTCGAGGGCGCCGAACGGCTGCCCGCCCTGCTCGGCCCGACCGGACCCGACCTCGGTTCCAACTCCTGGGTCGTGAGCGGCGACCACACCGAGAGCGGGCTGCCCCTCCTGGCCAACGACCCCCACCTGGGTGCGTCCATGCCCTCCACCTGGTACCAGATCGGGCTGCACTGCACCGAGCTCACCGAGGCCTGCCCCTTCGACGTCAGCGGGTTCAGCTTCTCCGGCCTGCCGGGTGTGATCATCGGGCAGAACGAGTCCATCGCCTGGGGCTTCACCAACCTCAACCCCGACGTGATGGACTTGTACGTCGAGAGGATCGACGGCGACGGCTACGTGGTCGACGACGAGGTCCGGCCGCTGGAGACGCGCGAGGAGACCATCGCGGTGGCCGGCGGGGACGACGTCGAGATCACCGTGCGCTCCACCCACCACGGCCCGCTGCTGTCGGACGCCGAGGCGGGCGCCGACCTGGCCGGGATCGCCGAGGAACCGGCCGTCGCCGAGGAGGACGGCGAGGACGGTGAGGGCGGCGAGTACGCGGTCGCCCTGAGCTGGACCGCCCTGGAGCCGGGCACCACGGCCGACTCGATCTTCACGTTGAACCGCGCCCGCGACTGGTCCGACTTCCGCACAGCCGCGAGCCTGTTCGGCGTCCCCGCGCAGAACCTGGTCTACGCCGACAACGAGGGCAACATCGGCTACCAGGCGCCCGGACTCGTCCCCGTCCGCGGGGAGGGCGACGGCCGCTACCCCGCGCCCGGCTGGGACCCCGCCTACGACTGGCAGGAGTACATCCCCTTCGACGAGCTGCCCAGCGTGTACAACCCCGAATCCGGCGTCATCGTCACCGCCAACCAGTCGGGTGTGGACGCCGACTACCCCTACCGGCTCACCGACGACTGGGACTACGGCTACCGCGCCCAGCGCATCCACGACCGGCTGGACGAGGCGATCGCCGACGGGCCGGTCACCAGCGAGACCATGTCCGACATCCAGCTGGACTCCTTCCACGCGAGCGCCGAGGTCGTCACGCCCCACCTCCTCGACGCCGAGGTGGACGGCACCGCCGGCCGGGCCCAGGACCTGCTGCGCGACTGGGACCTGCGCACCGACCCCGACTCGGCCGGAGCGGCGTTCTACCAGGCCACGTGGCGCCACCTCCTGCCGCTGCTCTTCGACGAGCTGGACCCGGTGGTCATGAACGGGAGCTCCCGCGGGATGTACGTGGTCGGCGAACTGCTGGCGGATCCCGACTCCGCGTGGTGGGACGGGGAGGAGGCCGACGGGCGCGACGCGGTCCTGTCCGCGGCGATGACCGCGGCGGCCGACGAGCTCACCGAACTGCTCGGCGACGACCCCGCCGACTGGCGCTGGGGCGACCTGCACACGCTCACGGCGACGCACGAGTCGTTCGGGACGTCGGGCATCGGGCCGGTGGAGTGGCTGTTCAACCGGGGCCCGGTCGAGAGCTCCGGCGGATCCTCCATCGTCAACGCGACCGGCTGGGACCCGCACGAGGGGTACGGCATCACGGCCGTGCCGTCCATGCGCATGGTGGTGGACCTGGCCGACCGCGACGCCTCCACCTGGATCCACCTGACCGGGAACTCGGGGCACGCCTTCCACCCGAACTACGACGACCAGCTCCCGCTGTGGAGCGAGGGCGGGACCCTGCCGTTCGTGGTCTCGGAGGAGGCCGTCCGCGACGCCGCGACGGACGAGCTCACCCTCACGCCGTAG